The nucleotide window AACATGGGAAAAAATATATGGACTGTATCTCAAGCTGGTGGGTAAATCTTTTTGGGCATTGTAATCCAAGAATAAACAAAGTCATAACTGAACAGATAAATACTCTTGAGCATGTTATCTTTGCTAATTTTGCCCACGAACCTGCAATTCAACTTTGTGAAGAGCTGGAAAAAGTTCTTCCAAATGGACTTAACAAATTTTTATTTTCAGATAATGGCTCTTCAAGTATAGAGATGGCTTTAAAACTTAGTTTTCAATACCACCTTCAAACAGGCAATCCACAAAAAACAAAATTTATTTCTTTGCAAAATGCCTATCACGGGGAAACCATAGGTGCTTTAGGAGTAGGAGATGTGGATATATTCACTGAAACTTATAGACCTCTTATTAAAGAAGGAAGAAAGGTTAAAGTTCCATATCTAAATGAAAATTTATCCCCTGACGAATTTCAAAAATATGAGGACGAATGTTTCGCTGACTTAGTAGAGCTTATAGAAAAAAATCACTCTGAAATTGCTTGTATGATAGTTGAGCCTTTGGTACAGGGGGCTGCTGGTATGATGATGTATTCTCACAATTATTTAAAAAAAGTTAGAGAGCTTACAAAAAAATACAATATTCATTTAATCGATGACGAGATAGCTATGGGCTTCGGTAGAACGGGGAAAATGTTTGCCTGTGAGCATGCTGGAATTGAACCTGACATAATGTGTATAGCTAAAGGTCTATCTTCCGGATATTATCCTATTGCTATGGTCTGTATAACTACTGATATCTTTAATGCCTTCTATGCAGACTATAAAGAGGGGAAATCATTTTTACATTCTCATACTTATTCCGGAAATCCTCTTGGCTGTAGAATTGCTTTAGAAATTTTAAGAATTTTTAAAGAAGAAAATATCTTAGAGCTTGTCAATAAAAAAGGTGCTTATTTAAAAAAGCAAGCACAAAAAATTTTCTCAAACAAAAAATATATAAAGGAATATAGACATATTGGGCTTATTGGTGCATTAGAGCTAAAAGATATAGCTCCTAACGAAAGAGTGGGCAGACAGATTTATGAGATTGCATTAAAGAAAGGTGTTCTTATAAGACCAATAGGAAATACAATTTATTTTATGCCACCTTATATTATTACAGAAGAAGAAATTGATATACTTTTAAATGTCTGTTTAGAATCTATTGAAGAATTCATACAAATTAAAAATATAGATTTGGATAAAATTTCAGAAAATAAAAAAAGAGAAAATAATGATTCTCCATTTTAATAAAATTTTCATTATGAAAAGGAGCTGTTGAACAGCTCCATTTTTATTTTAAATTATGCTCTTACATTTACAGGCATTACTAAGTACATATAATTTTCATTATTTTCTTCAGTTATTTTTAGCATTGAAGTTGAGTTTGAAGCATAAATAATTATATTTTTATCTACATTGTCCACATAGTCTTTAATATATTTACAATTTATACCTAACTTTAAGTCCTCACCTTTTTTTATCATATTAACTTTCTGATTAATTTTGGCATTTGATGACATTCCGGAAATTACAAGTTGATTTCCTTTAAAATTAAAAGCTGCTACATTTTTTGTATCTGTACTATTTTTAGTTACAGATATAACTTTTTTTAAAGATGAATTAAACTCTGATGAATTGAATTCAAATTCCTTATCATATTTAAAATTATTAAATAATGCCTTATAATCTGGGAAGGTTAAAGTCAGTAACTTACAACTGAAATAAGCATTTTCCCACAATAGTATCAGTCTGTCATCACTAGCTGAAATTGAAACTTCAGTGTCCAAATCTTTCAATATCTTATAAATTACAACCGCTGTTTCTGTTGGAATTAAAATTTCTCTTTCTAAATTATTGTTAAGTTCCTCTTTTAAATAAACCAATCTATATGAATCTGTTGACACAAGTTCCATATAGTCCGGCATAAGATTTATTTTAATCGAGTTAAATAACATATCTGTACTGCCGGAAGCTGTTAGAAATTTAACTTTTTCCAGCAATTTAGAAAATTTTATGCTGTTCAATTTAGCTGCTATCAAAGTTGAAATCTCAATAACTTCCGGGTAAGAGCTTTCATCAAGAATTGAAAATTCTGCATCATTGACAATTAAATATCCGTTTCTTTTCTCAAAACTTATATTCTCTCCTTCAAGCAATTTTGTATATTCTAGTAATAGCTGTGGTTTTATCAAAACTTCACCATCTATTTCAGAATTACATTCCGCATATCTGATAAGTTCTATTTCTGTGTTAATTCCCTTAAAAATAATTCTATTATTTTTTACTCCTATATATAACCCCGCTAAAATAGGCTTTACAGGATTCTCTTTTAATATATTACTATATTCCGAAATTATACTGTTAAGCTTTTCTCTATTCATTGAAAATTTCATAATAAAATTTCCCCCTAACTGAATTAATTTTCTATTAATATTTCTTGCCAATATTTATTTTGAATATTTAATTTTTCACCAATATCTATTAATAGCTGAGCCGGCTTTACATCATCAATATTATAAACCGGTTCAGTGGTCATAAGTTCTCTTGCTGGAACATTCATACTCGGTAATTCAAGATAACTCATTGCTTTTGCATAAACATCCGGTCTGTGAATATAATTTATAAATTTCATCGCATTTTCTTTGTTTTTTGCACTTTTTAAAACTACAAAGGAATCTATTGAAGAATAAGCTTGATCACCAGGTGGAATTATTAAATCAATATTAGCTCTCTCTTCTTCACCAAGTTCTCTAAAAATATTATCTGGATAGCCTTGTACTACCCAAAAATCTCCACTGGCAAAACCTTTTCCAAAAGACTCTGAATCAAATTTTGCTATATTTTTTTTCCAAGCCAAAATAGTATTTTTAGCTTTATCTAAAGCCTCCGGAGTATCTGCATCTTGCTTATATCCGTTTAAAGCTAGAGCCGGTGTTAAAACTTCTCTCATATCATCAAGTAAAGTCATTCTTCCTTGTAAATCTTCTCTATTATAAATAGTATAATCTCTTGGATAATCTTTTACATATTTAGTATTAACTGCAATTGCAGTTAGCCCTAAAGCATAAGGAACTCCATAGTCATTTTCGGGATCAATTTCTCTTATCTTAGCCATATACACATCTTCTATATTTTTAGAATTTTCAATCTTCGATTTATCTAATTTTTCTAACATTCCTTCTCTTAACATTATTTCATAATAATCACTCGAAGGAATTACTATATCATAGCCCTCTCCACCGGCTTTGATTTTTGTATACATTTCTTCATTAGAAGAATAAATATCTTCCACAACTTTAATTCCAGTTTCTTTTTCAAAATCCTCATAAACATATGCAGGAATATAATCTGCCCAACTATAGACATATAATTTTTCTTTTTTGTCATCGCCACCACAAGCTACAATAAAAATTGATGCTAAAACTGCTAAAATTATTTTTTTCAATTTATACCTCCAATATATTTTTCTTTAAAAATATATTATACATTTTATAAAATTATTATTCAAGTTTTATTTGTTATTTAGTAATTATTGGATTATAATCTAAAGAAAGATAAAATTAAATATTAGAGGTTGGTATACATGGATGAAAAAAAGAAAACTAGAATTGCTAGTCTTTCCCTTGCTCTTATTGCACTTGCATGGGGAACAAGTTATGCTGTAATAAAGGATACTTTAGATATAGTTGAACCTTTTACGCTTATGACTATTAGATTTATAGGTGCAATATTATTTCTTTCGATTATCTATATTAAAAAAATAATGAGAATAAGGCTAATTGATTTAAAAAATGGTACTATAATTGGATTGACATTATTTGGAGCTTTTTTTAATTTAGTTATGGGCATACAATATACTGCTGTATCTAAGCAATCTTTTCTTGTTGGCTCTTTTGTT belongs to Fusobacterium russii ATCC 25533 and includes:
- the dnaN gene encoding DNA polymerase III subunit beta, producing MKFSMNREKLNSIISEYSNILKENPVKPILAGLYIGVKNNRIIFKGINTEIELIRYAECNSEIDGEVLIKPQLLLEYTKLLEGENISFEKRNGYLIVNDAEFSILDESSYPEVIEISTLIAAKLNSIKFSKLLEKVKFLTASGSTDMLFNSIKINLMPDYMELVSTDSYRLVYLKEELNNNLEREILIPTETAVVIYKILKDLDTEVSISASDDRLILLWENAYFSCKLLTLTFPDYKALFNNFKYDKEFEFNSSEFNSSLKKVISVTKNSTDTKNVAAFNFKGNQLVISGMSSNAKINQKVNMIKKGEDLKLGINCKYIKDYVDNVDKNIIIYASNSTSMLKITEENNENYMYLVMPVNVRA
- a CDS encoding extracellular solute-binding protein; amino-acid sequence: MKKIILAVLASIFIVACGGDDKKEKLYVYSWADYIPAYVYEDFEKETGIKVVEDIYSSNEEMYTKIKAGGEGYDIVIPSSDYYEIMLREGMLEKLDKSKIENSKNIEDVYMAKIREIDPENDYGVPYALGLTAIAVNTKYVKDYPRDYTIYNREDLQGRMTLLDDMREVLTPALALNGYKQDADTPEALDKAKNTILAWKKNIAKFDSESFGKGFASGDFWVVQGYPDNIFRELGEEERANIDLIIPPGDQAYSSIDSFVVLKSAKNKENAMKFINYIHRPDVYAKAMSYLELPSMNVPARELMTTEPVYNIDDVKPAQLLIDIGEKLNIQNKYWQEILIEN
- the bioA gene encoding adenosylmethionine--8-amino-7-oxononanoate transaminase, whose translation is MANNFTELQKKDLKYIFHPCAQMKDFENNPPLVIKKAEGLYLIDEHGKKYMDCISSWWVNLFGHCNPRINKVITEQINTLEHVIFANFAHEPAIQLCEELEKVLPNGLNKFLFSDNGSSSIEMALKLSFQYHLQTGNPQKTKFISLQNAYHGETIGALGVGDVDIFTETYRPLIKEGRKVKVPYLNENLSPDEFQKYEDECFADLVELIEKNHSEIACMIVEPLVQGAAGMMMYSHNYLKKVRELTKKYNIHLIDDEIAMGFGRTGKMFACEHAGIEPDIMCIAKGLSSGYYPIAMVCITTDIFNAFYADYKEGKSFLHSHTYSGNPLGCRIALEILRIFKEENILELVNKKGAYLKKQAQKIFSNKKYIKEYRHIGLIGALELKDIAPNERVGRQIYEIALKKGVLIRPIGNTIYFMPPYIITEEEIDILLNVCLESIEEFIQIKNIDLDKISENKKRENNDSPF